From Juglans regia cultivar Chandler chromosome 8, Walnut 2.0, whole genome shotgun sequence, the proteins below share one genomic window:
- the LOC109004539 gene encoding glutathione synthetase, chloroplastic — protein MGAAYSSCSSLSLAFPTVTLYSSPITTSSQSYPRSKPKPFSSTIDKIRNTRFLEPVKIMAQTPFPCSGLAVKCGKVEEVENQEEGTTRKPMVDYHGIDQVLLDEMVYDALVWSSLHGLLVGDKSVERSGKVPGVGLVHAPSALLPMPFPENQWRQAVDLTPIFSELVDRVSLDGKFLQESLSRTKKADAFTSRLLDLHSKMLEINKKEDIRLGLHRSDYMLDEQTKLLLQIELNTISCSFPGLSSLVTELHRSLLNHYGEVLGLDPKRIPGNNAYGYFVEAFAKAWTEYNNPRALVMFVVQAEERNMYDQHWLSAVLKERYNITAIRKTMAEIDAEAELLSDGTLLVGGKAIAVIYFRAGYKPDDYPSESEWRARLLMEQSSAIKCPSISYHLAGTKKIQQELAKPDVLERFLDNKEDIAKLRKCFAGLWSLDDPNIVKEAIERPELFVMKPQREGGGNNIYGADVRETLLRLQKEGTDGSAAYILMQRIFPTVFQTFLLRNGICHKDNAVSELGIYGAYLRNKDKVIMNDQCGYLLRTKTSSSDEGGVAAGFAVLDSIYLT, from the exons ATGGGTGCTGCCTATTCGTCATGctcttctctctccctcgcTTTTCCCACGGTCACCCTATACTCCTCACCCATCACTACCTCATCGCAATCCTATCCCAGATCAAAACCAAAACCTTTTTCGTCCACAATTGACAAAATCCGCAACACCCGTTTCTTAGAACCTGTAAAAATCATGGCCCAGACCCCGTTTCCTTGTTCAGGTTTGGCTGTGAAGTGTGGGAAAGTTGAGGAGGTGGAGAACCAAGAAGAGGGGACTACAAGAAAACCCATGGTTGATTATCACGGGATTGATCAAGTTTTGCTCGACGAGATGGTGTATGACGCTCTTGTTTGGAGCTCTCTCCATGGCCTACTTGTTGGTGACAAGTCTGTAGAG AGATCGGGAAAAGTGCCCGGTGTAGGCTTGGTTCATGCCCCATCTGCCTTACTGCCCATGCCATTCCCAGAGAATCAATGGAGGCAGGCGGTTGACTTGACCCCCATATTTAGTGAGCTTGTCGATCGTGTGAGTTTGGATGGAAAATTTCTACAGGAGTCATTGTCCAG AACTAAGAAAGCAGATGCCTTTACCTCTAGGCTTCTAGATCTTCATTCCAAGATGCTAGAGATTAATAAGAAAGAG GACATACGATTGGGTTTACATCGCTCGGATTATATGCTTGATGAACAAACAAAATTGCTCCTTCAAATAGAGCTGAACACCATTTCATGTTCATTTCCTGGCCTCAGCTCTCTTGTCACTGAGCTCCACAG AAGCTTACTTAATCACTATGGTGAAGTCCTTGGATTAGATCCTAAAAGGATTCCTGGAAATAATGCTTATGGTTACTTTGTGGAGGCATTTGCTAAAGCTTGGACTGAGTATAATAACCCCAG GGCTCTTGTTATGTTTGTGGTTCAGGCTGAAGAACGAAATATGTATGACCAACATTGGCTTTCTGCAGTTCTGAAAGAAAG ATATAACATTACGGCTATTCGGAAAACAATGGCAGAAATTGATGCAGAAGCAGAACTTCTTTCGGATGGAACACTTCTAGT GGGTGGCAAAGCAATTGCAGTCATTTATTTCAGAGCTGGGTATAAACCAGATGATTATCCCTCAGAATCA GAATGGAGAGCTAGGCTACTTATGGAGCAGTCATCTGCCATTAAGTGCCCATCAATATCGTATCATTTAGCTGGCACCAAGAAAATTCAACAAGAACTTGCAAAGCCAGATGTACTTGAGAG GTTTCTTGACAATAAAGAGGACATTGCCAAACTACGGAAATGCTTTGCTGGATTGTGGAGCTTGGATGACCCGAATATTGTAAAAGAGGCAATTGAAAGACCTGAGTTATTTGTCATGAAACCCCAACGAGAAGGCGGAG GGAACAATATCTACGGTGCTGATGTGAGAGAAACCCTTCTGAGATTGCAGAAGGAAGGGACCGACGGAAGTGCTGCTTACATTCTTATGCAAAGGATATTCCCAACTGTTTTCCAGACATTTTTATTGCGCAATGGAATTTGTCACAAAGATAATGCCGTATCAGAACTCGGTATATATGGTGCTTACTTAAG GAACAAGGACAAAGTGATCATGAATGACCAATGTGGTTACTTGCTGCGGACAAAAACATCTTCATCAGATGAAGGTGGTGTTGCAGCTGGATTTGCGGTCTTAGATAGTATATATTTGACTTGA
- the LOC109004541 gene encoding uncharacterized protein LOC109004541, which produces MAYPPDQGLYAGVLRLVLVLVGVSLVGFTVGPSMLRRLTGNSTAQVSCPSCVCDCSSEDFLSIPLGIFNSSFPDCGQGDPNMNEEMGKDFLALLSEELSLQKAVANDSMQHTKALLSDARKIFSHYQKEAEKCSVGVETCEEGRERAERELAEELKLSALWEKRARELGWKVNRRIYS; this is translated from the exons ATGGCTTATCCACCAGACCAAGGACTCTATGCTGGTGTTTTGAGGTTGGTGTTGGTTTTGGTGGGGGTGAGTTTGGTTGGCTTCACAGTTGGGCCATCCATGTTACGGCGCTTGACAGGGAATTCAACTGCTCAAGTTTCATGTCCTTCATGTGTTTGTGATTGTTCTTCAGAGGATTTCCTCTCCATACCTTTAG GAATCTTCAACAGCTCATTTCCAG ACTGTGGTCAAGGCGATCCCAATATGAATGAGGAAATGGGGAAGGATTTTTTAGCTTTACTGTCAGAGGAGCTAAGTTTACAGAAAGCTGTTGCCAATGATTCCATGCAACACACCAAAGCATTACTATCAGATGCTAGGAAAATCTTTTCCCACTATCAAAAGGAGGCAGAAAAGTGCAGTGTTGGAGTGGAAACTTGCGAGGAAGGAAGGGAGAGGGCTGAAAGAGAACTTGCGGAGGAGCTTAAGCTTTCAGCCTTGTGGGAGAAACGAGCTCGTGAACTTGGGTGGAAGGTTAACAGAAGAATATATTCATGA